GCCGCTACAGGGCCGTCACCATAAGCCGCTTTCGCCAGCTCATTATGATGCTCTTTCCCATCTTTCAGCTCTAGGCCAATCGTTGCCGTAGGCTTCAGGTTATTTCCGCTTAGAATCTGCCAGTAATTTAAGGCCAGTGTTTCCTCTGCCTCCTGCGTTTCAGCAAGCGCATAAAGATCAGCTTCCGTGATAATCTTTTTCTTCTCAGCAAGGATTTTGAAGTCTTCAAAAAGCTTCTCAAAGCGTTCTTCACTGACTTCAATGCTCAGGTCGTCCAGAGACTGTTTGACCGCATGCCTCCCGGAATGTTTGCCGAGGACAATCGTATTCATGTCAAGTCCGATGGCATCCGGGGACATAATTTCATACGTACTACGTTCCTTCAGAACCCCGTCCTGATGAATGCCTGATTCGTGCGCAAAAGCGTTCTTACCTACAATCGCTTTATTCGGCTGGACCCTCATACCGGACAGTCTGCTGACCAGACTGCTGGTCCGGGAAATCTCCCGGGTGATGATACCTGTCTCGACCCCATAAAGGTCTTTCCGGGTGTGCAGCGCCATGGCCAATTCTTCCAGCGCAGCATTCCCGGCCCGTTCTCCGAGGCCGTTGACCGCACATTCAATTTGATGAATACCTGCCTTGACTGCAGCCAGGGAATTCGCGACGGCCAATCCGAGATCATTATGGCAGTGGACGCTGACTTTGACTTTTTCAATGCCATCGGTTTTGTCCATGATCGCCTTGACGAACTGAGCAAATTCTGCGGGCATCGCATACCCGACGGTATCCGGAATGTTAATCACAGTAGCTCCGGCCTTAATGACCAGTGAGAATACCTTGGCCAGAAAATCCACATCGCTGCGGGACGCATCTTCAGCACTGAATTCGACATCACTAACTTTGGATTTTGCCAGTTTGACCCCATAGACAGCGCGTTCCAACACCTCATCCGGTGTTTTTCTGAGCTTGTATTGCATATGAATCGGAGATGTCGCAATAAACGTATGGATTCGCGGGCTTTCCGCAATATGAATTGCCTCCCAGGCCCTTTCAATATCCTTAGATTCAGCTCTGGCAAGCGCAGCAATGGTCGTATTCCTGACTTTTTCGGCGATCAAAGATACAGCCTCAAAATCGCCCGGAGAAGTGATTGGAAAACCAGCTTCAATAACATCCACACCCAATTTTTCCAGCTGACGGGCAATCTGCAGCTTCTCCTCCATATTCAGCGCAACGCCGGGAGACTGTTCCCCGTCCCGCAGCGTTGTGTCAAAAAATTCAATCCGTCTCACCCTATCCACCCCCTGCGCTTCGAATCAATTTTATACATAAAGATTTTTTCCGGGTAGGTCTCCGTAATATATCGCCGCTTACGGCAATTGAGCCCTCCTGGCTCAAAAAGCCGCGCTGCGCACTCCTTGCTCCGCTTACGCTGGCTATATATTACGGAGACTAATCTTTGGAATATATTTTAGTTATATTATTCTGAAAAATACATTG
This genomic stretch from Dehalobacter restrictus DSM 9455 harbors:
- a CDS encoding 2-isopropylmalate synthase; amino-acid sequence: MRRIEFFDTTLRDGEQSPGVALNMEEKLQIARQLEKLGVDVIEAGFPITSPGDFEAVSLIAEKVRNTTIAALARAESKDIERAWEAIHIAESPRIHTFIATSPIHMQYKLRKTPDEVLERAVYGVKLAKSKVSDVEFSAEDASRSDVDFLAKVFSLVIKAGATVINIPDTVGYAMPAEFAQFVKAIMDKTDGIEKVKVSVHCHNDLGLAVANSLAAVKAGIHQIECAVNGLGERAGNAALEELAMALHTRKDLYGVETGIITREISRTSSLVSRLSGMRVQPNKAIVGKNAFAHESGIHQDGVLKERSTYEIMSPDAIGLDMNTIVLGKHSGRHAVKQSLDDLSIEVSEERFEKLFEDFKILAEKKKIITEADLYALAETQEAEETLALNYWQILSGNNLKPTATIGLELKDGKEHHNELAKAAYGDGPVAAAYKAIDKIVGIEGKLQNFSLQAIDVGEDSQGEVTVTVSFGDHTVAGRGVSPDIIEASVKAYVQAVNRALGKGWISLKQR